One genomic window of Nicotiana sylvestris chromosome 10, ASM39365v2, whole genome shotgun sequence includes the following:
- the LOC104212749 gene encoding transcription factor bHLH62-like: MDEKNMFLNNVNTMNELNSFYNPSWENDPFESTLSSIVSSPVTSNIMPSNSSGNNFVLRELIGKLGNICNSGEISPNSYVNSTNNSCYTTPLNSPPRLNLSNFDHQINGNLQLLGVNHMSNSTNLAHFSVDSEFNRNVPNLESGKLSRVSSSKCINVSGSQLGVQEFKESEFGESMENSSVSEQIPLGNDANSKKRKSVPKKKAKETNAKNVNVSTEILESSAKRSKSDEKNGSDTDVAEAKEQNKDNQKTTEPPKDYIHVRARRGQATDAHSLAERVRREKIGERMKFLQDLVPGCNKVTGKAVMLDEIINYVQSLQCQVEFLSMKLSNMNPRMDFNAESLLSKNMFQSAESLHHNMHPSENSAAFPYEFQSQQCSNGYMARNVNIMQLPHMEEFVEQTPQVPTFFEDDLHSVIQMGFGQIQGQNLPGNISSAQMKVEL; this comes from the exons ATGGACGAGAAAAACATGTTCTTGAATAATGTCAACACAATGAATGAGTTGAATTCTTTTTACAATCCCAGTTGGGAAAATGATCCTTTTGAATCTACATTAAGTTCAATTGTGTCTTCTCCTGTTACATCTAATATCATGCCTAGTAATAGTAGTGGTAACAATTTTGTGTTGAGAGAGTTAATTGGTAAACTGGGAAATATTTGTAATTCTGGTGAAATTTCACCAAACTCTTATGTTAATAGTACTAATAATTCTTGTTATACTACTCCATTGAATTCTCCTCCAAGACTCAATCTTTCCAATTTTGATCATCAAATCAATGGGAATTTGCAACTTCTTGGTGTAAATCATATGTCAAATAGTACTAATTTGGCACATTTTTCTGTTGATTCTGAGTTTAATAGAAATGTTCCAAATTTGGAAAGTGGGAAACTTTCAAGAGTTTCAAGTAGTAAGTGTATTAATGTTTCTGGATCTCAATTGGGTGTTCAAGAATTCAAAGAATCTGAATTTGGAGAGTCAATGGAGAATTCTTCAGTATCTGAACAAATCCCACTTGGAAATGATGCCAATTCCAAGAAGAGGAAATCAGTTCCAAAGAAGAAAGCTAAAGAAACCAATGCCAAGAATGTCAAT GTTTCAACAGAAATATTGGAATCAAGTGCCAAAAGAAGCAAGTCTGATGAAAAAAATGGAAGTGATACCGATGTTGCAGAAgcaaaagaacaaaataaagacaaTCAAAAGACTACAGAGCCACCAAAGGATTATATTCATGTTAGAGCCAGAAGGGGTCAGGCCACAGATGCACATAGTCTAGCTGAAAGG GTGAGAAGAGAGAAAATTGGTGAAAGAATGAAGTTTCTACAAGATCTTGTACCTGGCTGCAACAAA GTGACTGGAAAAGCTGTGATGCTTGATGAGATCATTAACTATGTGCAATCCCTTCAGTGTCAAGTTGAG TTCCTCTCAATGAAGTTATCTAATATGAATCCAAGAATGGACTTCAACGCGGAATCTCTTCTCTCCAAGAAT ATGTTTCAATCCGCCGAATCGTTACATCATAACATGCATCCATCAGAAAACTCAGCAGCATTTCCATATGAATTCCAATCTCAGCAATGTTCAAATGGCTATATGGCTAGAAATGTAAACATCATGCAATTGCCTCATATGGAAGAGTTTGTTGAACAAACTCCTCAG GTTCCAACATTCTTTGAGGATGATCTCCATAGTGTTATCCAGATGGGTTTTGGCCAAATTCAGGGACAGAACCTTCCTG GCAATATATCCTCAGCACAAATGAAGGTTGAGCTATGA